The following is a genomic window from Hymenobacter monticola.
AGCCGCCGTTGCCGGCGATTTGCGTCACCACGCCGGCCGCGCTTATCAGGCGGATGGCGTTGTTGTTGGAGTCCGACACGTAGCAGTTTCCCTGCGCGTCCACCACCACCCCGTTAGGGCCGTTGAACTGGGCGGTGGCGGCCGGGCCGTCCGCTGTGCCGGCCGTGCCCGTGCCGGCTACGGTGCTCACCACGGCTTGTGCGGCCGCGGGGCGGGCATTGCCTAGGACCAGGGCCAAGGCGCATGAAATAGCGGTAGCCCGCACGGCAGCGGGCAGGCGTAAGTGCTTCATAGCCGGTAGAATGCGTGAGCGCCGTAAAGCTACCGGAAGGATTTACAAAAGCAAGCTATATTTTAGAGTAAGTAGAAAAGCTATGGCAGGGTACTCCTAAACCGTCATGCTGAGCGCAGCCGAAGCATCTTTACTGCAAGAGTAAATCAATTACTACTCGGTAGAGATGCTTCGGCTGCGCTCAGCATGACGGCTTATTGCTTCCGCTCACCTGCCCGCACTTTCTACAAATACTTCTCGTAAATCCCGGCCGCAATTTTTTCCACGATGCCCTTGGGCACCACGCTGGTGAGGCCGGCCGATACCTTGTTGAGCACGCCGGGGATGATTTCGGCCTCGCCGGCCAGCAGGCCGTTCACGGCGGCTTCGGCCACGGCCTCGGGCGTCATCGACACTTTGTTGGCGGTGGCCTGCAGCTCGGCACCCATGCCGGCGCGGTCGGCGAAGCTGGTGGTGGTGGCGCCGGGGCTCAGGCACGTCACCGATACATTGCTGCTTTTCAACTCGTAGCGCAGGCCGCGGCTGAAGCTCAGCAGAAAAGCCTTGCTGGCCGCATAGAGCGAGAGCGACGGCACGGCCTGATAGGCCGCCGTGCTGGCTACGTTCAGGATGTACGCTTTGGGCACTCGATGCAGGGCCGGCAGCAGAGCATGCGTGAGGGCCACGGGCAGGCTCATATTTAGCTGCAACATGTTTTGCTGCTCGGCCAGGCTGAGCTGCTCGAAACGGCCCCAGAGGCCGTAGCCGGCGTTATTCACCAGCACGGCCAGCTGGTCGGTTTGCTGGGTGGCCCAGGTGGCCACGGTTTCGGCCGCGCCGGGGGCGGCCAGGTCGAGGGCCAGCACTTGGGCCTGGCGCTGGTGCTTCTGGCCGATTTCCTCAGCCAGGGCGGTGAGTTGGTCTTCGGAGCGGGCCACCAGCAGCAGGTCGTAGCCGCGCCGGGCCAGCAACAGGGAGATGGAACGGCCAATGCCGCGCGAAGCGCCGGTGACGAGTGCGTACATGGTGGGTTGGTGGATTAACGAGTGGGAAATAGACCGTCATGCTGAGCGCAGCCGAAGCATCTCTACCGCGTAAGTAATTATCTACTCTCGCGGTAGAGATGCTTCGGCTGCGCTCAGCATGACGGTCAGGCGGCTTTGCTTTACTTCACCAAGTGCAGGAAGCGCAGGTAGAACGGCGTGGGGCTGTCTTCGCTCTTGGGCTGGTACTTGCCCGAGATGATGGGCACGTACATGACGCGGCGGCGGCTGGCGTCGCCGATAAGGGGCGACTGGGCCACGCGGTGCCACATGCGGCCGTCGTGCACGGTGAGGTCGCCGGGCTCGGTTTCGATGGCCATTTCGTTGGGGTCGTAGTACACGTCCTTGTAGTACTTCTTGCGAAACAGCATCTTGTGCAGGCCCTGGC
Proteins encoded in this region:
- a CDS encoding SDR family NAD(P)-dependent oxidoreductase; protein product: MYALVTGASRGIGRSISLLLARRGYDLLLVARSEDQLTALAEEIGQKHQRQAQVLALDLAAPGAAETVATWATQQTDQLAVLVNNAGYGLWGRFEQLSLAEQQNMLQLNMSLPVALTHALLPALHRVPKAYILNVASTAAYQAVPSLSLYAASKAFLLSFSRGLRYELKSSNVSVTCLSPGATTTSFADRAGMGAELQATANKVSMTPEAVAEAAVNGLLAGEAEIIPGVLNKVSAGLTSVVPKGIVEKIAAGIYEKYL